Below is a window of Calditrichota bacterium DNA.
GGAGTTGAAAAGGTCTGCTCGTGGCGCAGTGTCCCTGAGAGGTCGGCAAGACCCACCAGTGTCCGCGTCCCACCGAGGTCAACGCCCACCGCGGTGGCCTGCAAGCGCGCCTGGTGCCGTGAGAGCGCCTCGGCAATGCGTCGCGTCAAAGCTGCTGGCCGGGTGATGGCCGTGCCCACCACTACGGCAAACGCCCCAGAGTTGAGCGCCTCCACCGCTTGCTCCGGCGTCCATATTCTCCCCTCTGCGATGACCGGCACATCGCCTGGCAGCCGGGCACGCAGCGCTGCCACGAGCCCCAAGTCGGGCAGCTCCTGCGGCCGCGCAGCCCCGGTGTACCCTGAGAGCGTCGTGCTCACCAGGTCGCAACCCAGCCTCGCCGCGCCAAGGCCTTCCTCGAGCGAGGACACGTCCGCCATCACCAGGACCTCTCGCCGTTTCAGTTCCTCCACGAGAGACGACAGCGGGTGGCCGCCAGGCCTGGCGCGTGCAGTGGCGTCCAGCGCAACCACATCAGCACCCGCTGCGACTACCTCCAGCGCATCCTCAAGCGTGGGGGTGATGTAGACAGGCGAATCTGGGTAGCGTCTCTTCCTCAGGCCTATCACCGGCAATGCCACCGCGGCTTTGATCGCCCGGATATTGGCCGCACCCTCAGCACGAATGGCAACCGCTCCTCCTGCCGCTGCAGCCTTGGCCATGGCCGCCATGATGGCTGGCTCATCCAGGGGATCGCCCGGGTCGGCCTGGCACGAGACGATGAGTCCTCCCCGGATAGCAGCAAGAAATCTCTCTCGCGTCATCATCCTGCGGTCATCCCATCCGCTGCTGCTTTCCCAGCGGATGGCCCAGCTTCACGCGCACCGGCACTCGCTCCTTGCCTGCTATGACCTCTGCCACACGTTCATCGCCCAGGTCAATCAGGTTTCCGGCCAGGCGTTCCCCTGCCACGACCACCTCCGCCACCCCTCTGTTTACATGCTCCGGGTTGCTCACCTCGATGTCAAACAAGTACCCCCGGAACCTCCGCTGCACTCGAAACGAACTCCATGCCGCAGGGACACATGGGTCGATGAGCAAGCCCGGATATGTCGGTCTCACGCCGAGGATGTAGTCGAGCACGTCCCGGAACATCCAGGCCGAAGATCCGGTGAGCCAGGAATGGCTTGCCTGGCCGTAAGTGGGATGATCAGGGCTGGTGACATACTCGGCGTAGACGTATGGCTCCACCTCATAGCGATCAATGTCCACCACCGGGTTCATGGGCAATGCCCGCTTGTACAGGTCAAAGGCGCGCTCCGCCCTCCCGAGGAGACATTCTGCAAGTATCGCCCAGCTCACGGCGTGGTTGAAGACGCTGCCGTTCTCCTTTTTTCCCGCCACACAGCGGGTGGCAAGCCCGATCCGCGGGTCGATGGTCCGGTAGGGCGGATGCAAAATCTTTGGCCCCCTGGGCGTGTCCAGATGCACGCGAACGGCCTCCATGCACTGCAAAGCCCGCTCGTCTGGCGCAACGCCGCTGATCACTGCCCAGGACTGCACATTCAGGAAAATGCGACCTTCTCGGTTGCTGGCCGACCCTATCACCTCCCCCCAGTCGTTGGTGCCGCGAAGGTACCACTCCCCGTCCCAGCAGTGCTCGTTAATTGCCTCCCGGAGCTGCTCATAAGCCCTCTCATAGCGGGAAGCCTCTTGTCTCCTGCCAGTGAAACACAGCATCTCCACAAGCTCCTTGAGAACGAAGGCCAGGAACATGCTGACCCACACGCTCTCGCCTTTGCCGCCCCGGCCGAGGTAGTCGAGCGTATCGTTCCAGTCACCAGGGCCAAACTTGGCCAACCCGCGGGGCGAAAGATTTGCCAGGACATAGTCCACCGCCAAGAGAGCGTGCTGCAACACTGAACCGGACCCTCGGTCCGCAAATGGCACGTCAGCGTCCAAGAAGGGCCAATCAGCAGTCTCCTTCAAGTATTGCGTCACGGCGAAGGGCAGCCAGAGGGGGGTGTCGGCGTGGCCTGTCCTTTCACCGGTGCCGCTGCCGGGAAAGATCAGGTGGAAGGCGCTGCCGTCGGTAAATTGCGCACGACACATTTGGCTGAGACGCTCTCGCACCCAGTCTGGCCTCGCAATCATCGGTCCCAATGTGTCCTGGCAGGAGTCTCTGAAGCCTCGTCCAAAAAGCAGGCCTCCGTGATAGTAGGAAGCATCGCGGGAAAAGCGAAAGGTCACCGAGGTCTGGTACTGATTCCAGACGTTTACCATGGTGTTGAGATCGTCATCCGGAGTGGCTACCTGCACGGCGCTGAGGTACTCGCCCCATTCATCGAGCAGGCGTTGGTACTCGCTCTGCACCAGGCCGAGGTCCCGGTACTTCCTCACGAGCGTCGCTGCGGCGTGCGGGTACTCCTGCTTTGGGACCACACCCAGCAGCACCACGAACTGCCGCTCCTCACCGCCTTGGAGCTCCAACGGGGCCTGCAGCGCGGCGACCGCGTCCCCAGAGGTGATTTCGGAGTTCGTGCATCGACCAACTTCCACCGCCTCGGGATTTGCCTCGGAGCGCCAACGCCCGATGAACAGGTCTTTGCTCCCATCCCAGCCTATCACAGGCAACGACGAGGCGAAGAAAACCACCTTGTCCCACTCCTCGTTGGCCTGTCGGACGGTTGGGCCTGCGTAGCGCACCCAATACCGTTTCGTAGCGAACAGAATCTGTTCCTTGCGATCGAAATGCACCTCATTGAAGTGCTGGTCATTAGGCTGGTTGATAAGGTCAACCAGCGCGTGCCCCAGGCAGAGCTCCACATAAGCAAACAGGTCCAATTCCCTTGGCGACTGCAGCGTGTTGCGGATCGTGACGCGCCAGATCTCCAAGTCGTCGTCGAGGGGCACAAAATAGAGGACCTCCGTCTCAATGCCTCGAAATCCGGACACGATGCGCGTGTAGTACACACCGTGGTGGCAGCGGAACTCCTCAAGGGCGGTTGCCGTCGGTTGCCAGGTGGGCGACCAGTAGAGACCCGACCTGCG
It encodes the following:
- a CDS encoding putative N-acetylmannosamine-6-phosphate 2-epimerase — translated: MMTRERFLAAIRGGLIVSCQADPGDPLDEPAIMAAMAKAAAAGGAVAIRAEGAANIRAIKAAVALPVIGLRKRRYPDSPVYITPTLEDALEVVAAGADVVALDATARARPGGHPLSSLVEELKRREVLVMADVSSLEEGLGAARLGCDLVSTTLSGYTGAARPQELPDLGLVAALRARLPGDVPVIAEGRIWTPEQAVEALNSGAFAVVVGTAITRPAALTRRIAEALSRHQARLQATAVGVDLGGTRTLVGLADLSGTLRHEQTFSTPWRSGMAAVVGQVTQGVQQVIQTAGVSPCAVGLAATGRVDVEKGMVVGGVPLAHDYLGYPVREELSRALGLPVHLENDVNAAAYAEYQLVPAPRPARFAMVTIGTGVGGGILVDGHLVRGVNAGEVGHLCVRQGGRKCGCGARGCLEAYVSRRLLARQALLLARRGLVPLATDREPTADELTALLQAGEPHFASLFSRQLDYLACGLASLTNIVDPEIIVIGGELSALSEHLLEGLRIRLGPHPPLRCARLGNRAGAVGAAQLALLHFA
- a CDS encoding glycosyl transferase family 36 is translated as MSNRSGGVKYGTFSKDRKEFIITRPDTPRPWVNYISNGRYTGLVSHTGGGFSFCPSPRDDRITRWRYNGLPMDRPGRYLYLRDRRSGLYWSPTWQPTATALEEFRCHHGVYYTRIVSGFRGIETEVLYFVPLDDDLEIWRVTIRNTLQSPRELDLFAYVELCLGHALVDLINQPNDQHFNEVHFDRKEQILFATKRYWVRYAGPTVRQANEEWDKVVFFASSLPVIGWDGSKDLFIGRWRSEANPEAVEVGRCTNSEITSGDAVAALQAPLELQGGEERQFVVLLGVVPKQEYPHAAATLVRKYRDLGLVQSEYQRLLDEWGEYLSAVQVATPDDDLNTMVNVWNQYQTSVTFRFSRDASYYHGGLLFGRGFRDSCQDTLGPMIARPDWVRERLSQMCRAQFTDGSAFHLIFPGSGTGERTGHADTPLWLPFAVTQYLKETADWPFLDADVPFADRGSGSVLQHALLAVDYVLANLSPRGLAKFGPGDWNDTLDYLGRGGKGESVWVSMFLAFVLKELVEMLCFTGRRQEASRYERAYEQLREAINEHCWDGEWYLRGTNDWGEVIGSASNREGRIFLNVQSWAVISGVAPDERALQCMEAVRVHLDTPRGPKILHPPYRTIDPRIGLATRCVAGKKENGSVFNHAVSWAILAECLLGRAERAFDLYKRALPMNPVVDIDRYEVEPYVYAEYVTSPDHPTYGQASHSWLTGSSAWMFRDVLDYILGVRPTYPGLLIDPCVPAAWSSFRVQRRFRGYLFDIEVSNPEHVNRGVAEVVVAGERLAGNLIDLGDERVAEVIAGKERVPVRVKLGHPLGKQQRMG